In a single window of the Streptacidiphilus sp. P02-A3a genome:
- a CDS encoding UvrD-helicase domain-containing protein, with amino-acid sequence MTYDRGHMSAPSRTSGTSNDAHTDRQAGKTESEAQAQTQAETLRDREIAVEQHHLDQVYHRLEEKLAEAEFILDDASRKFQVGTPGALAERDAQVFQAGAHLQRLNSEFEDFLFGRIDLQQPDSPEEDGFPSQTPLDPADPAVAESLHIGRIGVLDAEYGPLVIDWRAPAAAPFYRATPLQPGRVLRRRVIRSRGRRVLGVEDDLLRPELEPVLDGEPLAVIGDGALMATLGRARGHTMRDIVSSIQQEQDIVIRAAATGATLVSGGPGTGKTAVALHRAAFLLYQDRRRYAGGILVVSPTPLLVSYTEGVLPALGEEGQVAIRAVGSLVEGIEADAYDSPEAARVKGSSRMVTLTRRAARAAVDTDDTPTELRVTALGEVLRLDANALRNLRRTVLGTGGTPINLLRPRARRLLLDALWSLLLRTRPRPTDRLDREQQQREREAFDEYVSDEEGFLAFLDAWWPALTPRRVLATLRDQRRIARLARGELSQPEVRLLAGSWRQLDDAGRGSVTAHDVALLDELTVLLGEAARQRSREVNPMDLLTGLDEVTTFAERSRRAESRREADERRDYAHIIVDEAQDLTPMQWRMIGRRARQATWTIVGDPAQSSWIDPAEAQAAMDETLGSKPRRSYTLTTNYRNPAEIAEVAARILAQAAPGTLPPNAVRSTGVHPRFVSVAAEDRVGPAARAEVERLLAEVDGTVGIVVPMDRREEAAGWIDGLGRRAVALGSLEAKGLEYDATVVADPSGIAGESDAGLRVLYVALTRATQRLTVLSGPLDLPDADGVPALLRD; translated from the coding sequence ATGACGTACGACAGGGGGCACATGTCCGCGCCCAGCAGGACCAGCGGGACCAGCAACGACGCGCACACAGACAGGCAGGCCGGGAAAACGGAGAGCGAAGCGCAGGCGCAGACCCAGGCGGAGACGCTGCGGGACCGCGAGATCGCGGTGGAGCAGCATCATCTCGACCAGGTGTACCACCGGCTGGAGGAGAAGCTGGCCGAGGCCGAGTTCATCCTCGACGACGCCAGCCGCAAGTTCCAGGTGGGCACCCCCGGGGCGCTCGCCGAGCGCGACGCCCAGGTGTTTCAGGCCGGAGCGCACCTCCAGCGGCTGAACAGCGAGTTCGAGGACTTCCTGTTCGGCCGGATCGACCTCCAGCAGCCGGACAGCCCCGAGGAGGATGGTTTCCCCTCGCAGACGCCGCTCGACCCGGCCGACCCGGCCGTCGCCGAGTCGCTGCACATCGGCCGGATCGGGGTGCTCGACGCGGAGTACGGGCCGCTGGTGATCGACTGGCGGGCGCCGGCCGCCGCGCCCTTCTACCGGGCCACCCCGCTACAGCCCGGCCGGGTGCTCCGCCGCCGGGTGATCCGCTCGCGCGGACGCCGGGTCCTCGGTGTCGAGGACGACCTGCTGCGCCCCGAGCTGGAGCCGGTCCTCGACGGCGAGCCGCTGGCGGTCATCGGCGACGGCGCGCTGATGGCGACGCTGGGCCGGGCCCGCGGCCACACCATGCGCGACATCGTCTCCAGCATCCAGCAGGAGCAGGACATCGTGATCCGGGCCGCCGCCACCGGCGCGACCCTGGTCAGCGGCGGTCCCGGTACCGGCAAGACCGCCGTGGCGCTGCACCGCGCCGCCTTCCTGCTCTACCAGGACCGCCGCCGCTACGCGGGCGGGATCCTGGTGGTCAGCCCGACCCCGCTGCTGGTCTCCTACACCGAGGGGGTGCTGCCCGCGCTGGGGGAGGAGGGGCAGGTCGCGATCCGCGCGGTCGGCAGCCTGGTGGAAGGCATCGAGGCGGACGCCTACGACAGCCCGGAGGCGGCCCGGGTCAAGGGCTCCTCGCGGATGGTCACGCTGACCCGCCGCGCCGCCCGGGCCGCGGTGGACACCGACGACACGCCGACCGAGCTGCGGGTGACCGCTCTCGGCGAGGTGCTGCGGCTGGACGCCAACGCGCTGCGCAACCTGCGGCGGACCGTCCTGGGCACCGGCGGCACCCCGATCAACCTGCTCCGCCCGCGTGCCCGGCGACTGCTGCTGGACGCCCTGTGGTCGCTGCTGCTGCGCACCCGGCCCCGGCCGACCGACCGGCTGGACCGCGAGCAGCAGCAGCGCGAGCGGGAGGCCTTCGACGAGTACGTCAGCGACGAGGAGGGGTTCCTGGCCTTCCTCGACGCCTGGTGGCCCGCGCTCACCCCGCGCCGGGTGCTGGCGACCCTGCGCGACCAGCGCCGGATCGCCCGGCTGGCCCGCGGCGAACTGAGCCAGCCGGAGGTCCGGCTGCTGGCGGGCTCCTGGCGGCAGCTGGACGACGCCGGGCGCGGCAGCGTCACCGCGCACGATGTGGCGCTGCTGGACGAGCTGACGGTGCTGCTCGGCGAGGCCGCCCGGCAGCGCAGCCGCGAGGTGAACCCGATGGACCTGCTGACCGGCCTGGACGAGGTCACCACCTTCGCCGAGCGCTCCCGCCGCGCCGAGTCCCGGCGGGAGGCCGACGAGCGCCGCGACTACGCCCACATCATCGTGGACGAGGCGCAGGACCTGACCCCGATGCAGTGGCGCATGATCGGCCGCCGGGCCCGGCAGGCGACCTGGACCATCGTCGGCGACCCGGCGCAGAGCTCCTGGATCGACCCGGCCGAGGCGCAGGCGGCGATGGACGAGACCCTGGGCAGCAAGCCGCGCCGGAGCTACACGCTGACCACCAACTACCGGAACCCGGCCGAGATCGCCGAGGTGGCGGCGCGGATCCTGGCGCAGGCCGCCCCGGGCACGCTGCCGCCGAACGCGGTGCGCTCCACCGGCGTGCACCCGCGCTTCGTGTCGGTGGCGGCCGAGGACCGGGTCGGTCCGGCGGCGCGGGCCGAGGTGGAGCGGCTGCTGGCGGAGGTGGACGGCACGGTCGGCATCGTCGTCCCGATGGACCGCCGGGAGGAGGCGGCCGGCTGGATCGACGGGCTCGGCCGCCGGGCGGTGGCGCTGGGCAGCCTGGAGGCCAAGGGCCTGGAGTACGACGCCACGGTCGTGGCCGACCCCTCCGGGATCGCGGGCGAGTCGGACGCCGGGCTGCGGGTGCTCTACGTGGCGCTGACCCGGGCGACCCAGCGGCTGACGGTGCTGTCGGGACCGCTGGACCTGCCGGACGCCGACGGAGTCCCGGCGCTGCTGCGGGACTGA
- a CDS encoding NAD-dependent malic enzyme: MATVPSVSNSITVRMEVPARGNAVSQITTSVESSGGSVTGLDVTASGLEALRIDVTIAAASVAHAEEIVDKLRAIDGVEIGKVSDRTFLMHLGGKIEMSSKLPIRNRDDLSMIYTPGVARVCMAIAENPEDARRLTIKRNSVAVVTDGSAVLGLGNIGPMAALPVMEGKAALFKRFAGIDAWPICLDTQDSDEIVAIVKAIAPGFAGINLEDISAPRCFEIEARLREALDIPVFHDDQHGTAIVVLAALTNALQVVGKEIGDVRVVMSGAGAAGTAILRLLLDAGVNHATVADVHGVVHLGRDDLDDSLRWIAENTNRSNRTGTLKEAVHDADVFIGVSAPNVLSGEDIAAMAPDAIVFALANPDPEVDPAVARQTAAVVATGRSDFPNQINNVLVFPGVFRGLLDAQSRTVNSEMMIAAALALAATVAPEQLNANYIIPSVFHPDVAKTVAAAVREAALAAGTANSGPAADETGSIPIIHV; the protein is encoded by the coding sequence ATGGCAACGGTGCCAAGCGTGTCGAACTCGATCACGGTGCGGATGGAGGTCCCGGCCCGCGGCAACGCGGTGAGCCAGATCACCACCTCGGTGGAGTCCTCCGGCGGGTCCGTGACCGGTCTCGACGTGACCGCCTCCGGCCTTGAGGCGCTGCGCATCGACGTCACCATCGCCGCCGCCTCCGTGGCGCACGCGGAGGAGATCGTCGACAAGCTGCGGGCCATCGACGGCGTCGAGATCGGCAAGGTCTCCGACCGCACCTTCCTGATGCACCTCGGCGGCAAGATCGAGATGTCGTCCAAGCTGCCGATCCGCAACCGTGACGACCTCAGCATGATCTACACCCCGGGCGTGGCCCGGGTGTGCATGGCCATCGCCGAGAACCCCGAGGACGCCCGCCGGCTCACCATCAAGCGCAACAGCGTCGCCGTGGTCACCGACGGTTCGGCGGTGCTCGGGCTCGGCAACATCGGCCCGATGGCCGCGCTGCCGGTGATGGAGGGCAAGGCCGCCCTGTTCAAGCGCTTCGCCGGGATCGACGCCTGGCCGATCTGCCTGGACACCCAGGACAGCGACGAGATCGTGGCCATCGTCAAGGCCATCGCGCCGGGCTTCGCCGGGATCAACCTGGAGGACATCTCCGCGCCCCGCTGCTTCGAGATCGAGGCGCGGCTGCGCGAGGCGCTGGACATCCCGGTGTTCCACGACGACCAGCACGGCACCGCGATCGTGGTGCTGGCCGCGCTCACCAACGCGCTCCAGGTCGTCGGCAAGGAGATCGGCGACGTGCGGGTGGTCATGTCCGGCGCCGGAGCGGCCGGTACCGCCATCCTGCGGCTGCTGCTGGACGCCGGCGTCAACCACGCGACCGTCGCCGACGTGCACGGCGTGGTCCACCTCGGCCGGGACGACCTGGACGACTCGCTGCGCTGGATCGCCGAGAACACCAACCGCAGCAACCGCACCGGCACCCTGAAGGAGGCCGTGCACGACGCCGACGTCTTCATCGGCGTCTCCGCGCCCAACGTGCTGTCCGGCGAGGACATCGCGGCGATGGCGCCGGACGCGATCGTGTTCGCGCTGGCCAACCCCGACCCGGAGGTGGACCCGGCGGTGGCCCGGCAGACCGCCGCGGTGGTGGCCACCGGGCGCAGCGACTTCCCGAACCAGATCAACAACGTGCTGGTCTTCCCCGGGGTCTTCCGCGGCCTGCTGGACGCGCAGAGCCGCACCGTCAACAGCGAGATGATGATCGCCGCCGCCCTGGCGCTGGCCGCCACGGTCGCCCCGGAGCAGCTGAACGCCAACTACATCATCCCGAGCGTGTTCCACCCGGACGTGGCCAAGACCGTGGCCGCCGCAGTCCGCGAGGCCGCGCTGGCCGCCGGTACCGCGAACTCGGGACCGGCCGCCGACGAGACCGGCAGCATCCCGATCATCCACGTCTGA
- a CDS encoding HU family DNA-binding protein — translation MNRSELVAALSERAEVTRKDADAVLAALAEVVGDVVAKGDEKVTIPGFLTFERTHRAARTARNPQTGDPIQIAAGYSVKVSAGSKLKEAAKGK, via the coding sequence ATGAACCGCAGTGAGCTGGTGGCCGCTCTGTCCGAGCGCGCCGAGGTGACCCGCAAGGACGCCGACGCCGTTCTGGCCGCGCTCGCCGAGGTCGTCGGCGACGTCGTCGCCAAGGGCGACGAGAAGGTCACCATCCCCGGCTTCCTGACCTTCGAGCGCACCCACCGTGCCGCCCGCACCGCGCGCAACCCCCAGACCGGCGACCCGATCCAGATCGCGGCCGGCTACAGCGTGAAGGTCTCCGCGGGCTCCAAGCTCAAGGAAGCCGCCAAGGGCAAGTAA